Genomic DNA from Panthera uncia isolate 11264 unplaced genomic scaffold, Puncia_PCG_1.0 HiC_scaffold_2515, whole genome shotgun sequence:
AAGTCGTGAAGTTGCCACTCAGCGACTGTGTCCCCGGCTCGAGGTGGGGCACCACTTCTGTGTTCCTCCCTTGTCAGTGGCCAGACCACAGGATCATGAGCGATGGGTTGGTGAGTGCTCACTGGCTGGGAAGGGGTTCCAGGAGTGGCTGGCTGGGGCAGTGGCCCCACACCAGGGCTGACCTGGTCATGAGGGAGCCTGGGAGCTTGGGTCTTACCAGCCGTGTCTTTGAAACAAATTTGAATTGCCGACATTTAAAATTGGGGGTGATTCATGAGAAGGAAAACCTACGGTTTTGACTTTTCTGGAGAAATAGAAATGTGATAGTATGAACTTTTCAGCCCTGCATGGTAACAGGTGGCTGGTGCTGAGTAGGAGGATGGGGCATTGTCATTCTTTCCGGGCCCTGTCCTACCTGTTGGTGATACAGTAGTGAATGAAATGGGAAAGACCAGGTACAGTTGAGGAGGTGAGGCACGAGGCAGGGAACAATGGAAGTATCCCAGGCGGTGGTGCTATggagaagcaggggaagggcataggGAGGCAGGGGTGTGTGCACAGGGGAACATACACGGGTGTCTTCTGTGCAGGCCCCATCGAAAAGCTGGCACAGGAAGATACCTGAAGGCGTCAAGGAGTGAGCCATGTAGGCATTTAAAGGAAGAGTTTTCTGGATGAAGAGGGCAGCAGGTACAAAGTCTGTGGGGTGCAGGTGTGGTTAGAGATAGTAGGGCCTGAGGTTGGAACCGTAACGGCCAGCCCTGGGAAGGACTTGAACGGAGGTGGGACCTAGGTCTTAACGGGTCCCTTTGGCAGCTGCGTTGACAACAGTctgggggagggcagtgagggacagaaggagggagaccagCTTATGGGGCTGCTGCCATAAGTGCTGGAAGGGAGGGTGGCTAGAGCTGGTGAGCCACAGTGGGACTGTGGGAGTGGCGGAGGCGACGGCAGCCTGCACGTCCTGACAGGTTGGCTGGTGTTGGGATAGGGCTCAGGCCTGCCTCGCTCCTGACAAGGGGTTGTGTGGCTCTGGCTGGCAGGCTGTGGGTGCCGTGGGAATGTGGGGCACGCAGGTTGGGGATGCCACTTGTGTCCCCGGTTTCTGTCAGAAACCAGGGCTGGGAGAGGCGGCAGGAGGTTAGAGGACATTTACACACCCACTGGGGCCGAGGGGGTCAGGATGGGAAGCACATAGAAGcctggaggcaggcagaggggagctGGGAGTGTGACCAGCCCCAGGCCCGCAGATGCCTAGCTGGAGCCTGGATctggggaaggcaggagaggtGTGAGGCATGAGGCAGGCAAAGTGGGGCCAGGGTCGGAGCTCCTACCTGCCCCCACTGTGTCTGGTCTCATCTGATTTTGGAAGGCAGAGTGTGGCTGAGGAAGACACTCAGCTCCAGGGGTAGAGGTGGGCATTCTGGGGccacaggaggaggaaagggacttGTTCCTAAAGCTCGAGGGATAACCAGTCTGAATGCAGGTGGGATGAGAGAAAACCAGTCTCGAACCAGCCTTGCTCGCTGTCTGGACGTGAGGAAGTTACTGCCGGTCAGAGGGAACAAGGGGACAGCCTCCTTTGAGGATGTCCTCTCCCAGGAGAAGGGTGACCAGGAGGCCTGTGGCATATTCAGGAGGCAGCCACTTTGTGGCTGGGTCCCTGGCACTTAGTGGGGGACAAAGTGACATGGATGCCGGGGATGGGGCAGGCTTCCCTGAAGTGGGTATTGGAGCTGGGCCAGGAGAGCTGTTCACCAAGCGGAAGATCCCTTCCAGCCCGCAGAAAGCAAGCGCAGGACCCTGGTGTTGGAGGGAGCTTGGGGGCATTTGGAGGAGGGCATGGGGGGATGAGAGTGGGTAGGGATCAAACCTCAGGTGCTCAGCTCTAGGGCTAAGAGGGCCGTGGGGAGTCAGGAAAGGAGTTGGAGCAAGGGAAGCCTGGGATATTGGCCGTTCAGAAGGTCCCTCTGGAGTGAACTAGAGGACAGACTGGTGGCTGAGAGGTGAGGAGAAAGCATGTCGGGTGGGGacgtgaggggggggggggaagggaggagagggattcagagaaagaaaccagaaaaggtGGGGACCTGCAGATTCCTTGTCCTCCTGAGGCTGTAGCGGGGGTGAGAGAGGCTCTTGGACCCCTCGTGGCCCGGTAGAGAAGGGACAGCAGTTTGAAAACGTCTGCTACAAGGAGGCTGTTTATAGACTGGGCAGCATATCCCAGTGCGCGGGGACCCCGAGTAtggcccttccctcccactcacGGCCAGTCCGCTCGCTCAGGAGGCTCCACCGGAACAGGTCTGGGGCCTTCGGGAGGGGTCTGCTTCCATGGGTGGCAGCAGTCTGCAGAGTCCGTTCTGCCACGGGGCTTCCTCGAAAAACTGAGCAGAGGAGCCGGGAAGGGTCAGATAATCTCCGTTTCCATGTCGCCTTCCACCTTCTTCTTTTGCTTCTCCATCACCGCCTCCAACTCTGACACTTTCTCTTTGTCCTGGAGGGCGGGGTGGAAATCAGACACCTGGTCTCCGAGCCCTGGGTGCCCTCCCGGGTGGGCCCGGGAGCGTCCGCTCACCTCCAGCAGCGCACGCTGCACGGTGACCTGGCTGTACACGCGCGCCCCTTCCTCGGGGCTCACGGCTCGCAGCTCCTCCTTCTGCAGTGAGAAAAGCTGTGCGCCGGTCAGCACGCCCAGCGCGTCCACGGTCCTGGGCGAGCGGAGGGGGCGTGGTCAGGCCCACCAGCCAATCACAGCGCCAAGCCCTTCAGCCCCGCCAATCACGTCACTTCTGTCACGCCCTTTGTCCAATCGGAACCCCCCAATCGTAGTGCGctgtgggagggggcggggcgcgtGTGCCCAGCTTTCCCGCGGAGGCAGGCGCGCCCGGAGACCCCAATCCAAGCCCGCAGTAACGTGCCAGTCACACTGCCGTTCACTGCCACCAGAGCGACCCTAGCTTTAGGCCACTCCCAAGGCTCCCCCTCTTGCGACCACGCCTCTGGCTCCCCGGCCGACCCGTCACTCACCCAGCGCTAAATCCCTTGGCCTGCAGCCAGGCGCGGACCTCCGAGGCGTCCGAGTGCGGGCTGAGCTGCGGCTCCGGGACGCGGGGACCCGGGGCTGCGCGGCTGGGGCCTGAGCGGCCCTGGGCCAAGCGCGCCTGCAGCTCTTCGTTGACACACAGCATCTGGGAGAATTTCTCTGCAGGCGGGGAAACGGGGAGAGACGCCCGACTCAGGACGAAGGGTCCTGGGGCCAGAAGGGAGACCTCCAGCGTCCTCAGGATGGGCTCGGAGTCCATTTGGTCCTTCCGAACCTTGGTTCCCCTGACTGGAAAGCGAGGACAAGGACGGCTCCCCGAAGGTGCCTGCACCACTCACCCTTCTCTAGGGGGTCCAAGTTGAGGCTATCACAGCTGTCCCAGGTGGGGCGAGAGGAGGCAGGAGCCGGGGCCCGTGGGGGAGGAGGAGTGCTATTCTCCtggagagggagccagaggagcACTTGGATCAAAGAGGGGACCTAGTCCCAGCTCCTCCGCCTTTTGGAGGTAAatttctgcaccccccccacccccacctccagctaCTTCCTCTGTCAGTGCCCTTGACACCTGATCTTCCCCAGGAATCTGCCCAGACTCACCAGGCTGCGGCTTGCCCGAGGCCCCGGGTGGGGTGTCAGGATATTATACGGTACATATCCCTCCTGCCCTCGCTGGTCCCGAACCTTCCACCACTTACGCTGGTCATCCAGGACctgaggggggtgggagaggatggTTCACAGCCTGTGTCTGCAGCTACAGCTGGGCCCCCTGCCGTCCCTTGGCCCTcgccctctccacccctccacccccacccctctaaCCTCCAACACATCCCGCTGCTGGACAGAGAGCTCACTGCTGTTGCGGGCCTGGAAGTCATAGTTACATAGGACCCACTTTCCCTCAGGCTCCAGCTGGGGCTCAGCCTCTGGCTCAGGGTCTTGGTGACTGTGGAGAACAACACAGGTTGGGGATAAGGAGGCAGCCAGTCTCCCAGCTCTGGGCAGTAGGGAGTTGGTGTGAGCTGGGGTTAGAGCCAAGCAGAGGTCAACGCAGGAGGCCAGGTTAATACTGTTAACAGAGATTTGAAATCGGAGTAACAACTTGAATGCAGTTCGCTCCTTATGTGCCCGGCCACCGTGCTGCCGCACAAACTACGGGCAGTGACGTCacctcccttttacagatgagaacatctAAGGCTCAGAGGGAGAAAATCActtgccccagatcacacagctagagCCAGCTGTTTACTAAGCACCTATATGTAATGGGCTCATGCTTCGGGTAGCCCATAGTTAGGATACAAACAGGGGTTATATAGCACTGACTAGGTGCCAGACTCTGCTCAGTCTCTTACATAGATTGGCTAATCTGATTTTTAACACAACCCTTGGTGTAACCATGAATTTggaacccctctcccccaccgcaGACCCTGTCATCagctattttacaggtgaggaagtcGGAGAACAGGGACACGAGGTGGCACGATGAGGTAaaggtcacagagcaagaaaGAGGCGTTGCCACCCTGGCCCCGCAGTCCATGCCCTGAGTAATTGTGGTCTCCTGGGCACGCAGCTGGATGTGAACCTGAGCTCTACCAGGGCCTTGAGCTCTTAACTGCTAGCCTGTATAACCTCATagacttctctctcttccaggaAGGGATTATTCTTCTCGTTCTCCCTGCAAagaagggaggctcagagaagggaagttGAAAGCTGGGGGTGTCAAGcccaagagtcagaagcagggGGGAGTTCTGCAAGACCAGGCAGCTGGGGTGGCAGGCAGCAAGATTTGGGCTCCGATGCCCCAGGAAGAAGGACCTCAGCCCGGATCAGGCCTACCTGTGCAAAGGAGAGGGGGGGTCTTCAGGGCCGCGGCACCCCCTGTGTGGGGCTGGCAGCTCCCAGCACGCTGTCCCTGCTGAGACCCTCTGCCGGGGCCCTCACCCAGACCCCCCTTCTGCTCCTGCAGCTTTGCCTTCTTCTTATCCCATGAAGCTTCCTCACATCTGCCCCCGACTTGCATGAGGACCCTGGAGTCCTGGGTCATCTATGCCCCTTATTCCCCAGGACCCTAGAGTCTGTGCCCCCATTGCTTTTTGGAATCATGAACTCAGCCCCCCCCCCTCGATATTTCCTCCCCCAGAGACTCAGGAGTCCAGGTCTCAAACTTCAATTTCCCCAACTTTTTAACCCTTAAAGGCTCTCAGTATAACACTCCCAGCAGGAAATGAGACAAGGGCTTTAGAGCCTTGGGAGAGTGAGGGTCCAGCCTCGGTCTTCACCTCTTGCAGCGGCCCAGAAATACTACCACTTCCCAACTTTCCCAGAAACGTGCCCCATGACCCTTGAAGGCCCAGGGCTTGGCTGGGTCTCCAAGGCCCCAAGCACCAAACTCGGGCTCTTCTGCCAACCCCAAAGGCCCAATTCCCCAGTCTCTGCCTACAACACCTGGGGCTCTATCCTCTTAGGGATCCAGACAGGGAGCTCCCCAGGCCCTGGGAAGTTACTGCCTTCTCACAGCCTCTCAGACTTTACCCACTcccaaccccctcctccctccggcCCTGGGATCtgcgccccctccctcccagcccgggcccctctccctcctcaccacCTCACCCACCTGTGATGAGCcgggaagacagaaggaaagacgGAAAAAAGGAACGGAGTCAGCGCCAGGAGCCCCCAGGGCGCACCCCTCCTCGACCCCACCTGTCCCACCTTGGGGGCGGCACTCACCCATTGACAGCGACCTGGGGGGCACTTTGCTGCGGGGGAGAGGAGAGCAGTAGCTCAGGTAGGGCCAGACTGCCCGGTCCCGGCCCCGCTGTGTCACCTGGGCAGGGGAGGCGGGCGTGGGTGTCCGGTGCTCACCTGCCGGCGCCGCCGCTCGTGCTGCTGCTGTTTCTCAACTGGGTCCCCCCAGGCGCGGCCCTGCGGGTCAGTGGCCGGGGGCTCCCAGCCGCTGGAGAACTCAGGGCTGTACGGGGATCCTTCCTCTGGGGGCAGCTCCAGCCTGTGGCCGAGGGGCTCGGGGCTCAGGGCTCCTGGGGTGGCCTCCAGCCCTATTAACCTCAGTAAGGTTTCCCCCTCCTGTCGTCTCGGCTCTATCCTACCTGGCCCCCTTttgcccagccccgccccccccaagcCGCACCCCCGGCATCGAAGTCCCGCCCCTGCACCTAAGCCCTGCCCAAGCCCCGCCCCCGGCATCAACTGTATCTGCAAACACACGGATTCCACTCTAACGCTGCGCCCAGGCTCTGAATCTTCCTTCTGATTCTAAGCACATCCCGCCTCTTTTCCCCCAAGTCTCCTCCGGCTCTGCTCTTACCCCCTTCCCCAACCTACAGGCTAGTCCTTCCCGAAGCCGTAGCCCTCTGGTACAGCCCACCCTACTCCTCCAAGCCCGGCCTTTTGGTCAGCTTAGGCCTCTCCTTCACAGGAGTTTCTGGCCTTTCCTCCAGCCGCGTCCGGGCATAGGTCCTGGGTTCATTCAATTGCTTTGGTCAACCTCTAGCTAAGCCCAGCAACTACCCTTCCctgccggccccgcccctccgtcACGGCGCCCCTCACCCCGGGCGGGTCCACGCGTCCCCCAGAGAGGTCCAGAGCGCATTTTCCCGTGGGGTGAGGTTGTCCCGCAGCAGCGCCACCGCCTCGGACGTCAGGTGCGGCCGCCGCACTCCACTTGCGAACTGGGGGCCTCCCGATGTGTCCACAATCTGCCGGGGGTGCAGGAGTGGGCACGCCATCACCTCCCCCCCTCCGGAAGTGGAACCCCGATTCCTCCTGCCGCAGGGGGTACCTAAGGATGGGATGCCTCACCAACTGCAGGGGTCCGAACAGGAAGTGCAGCAGCTCGGGGGACGAGGGGTTGGCGATGTTGCCACGCAGCCGGGCCTGAGGGACGGGGCAGGTGCCGGGTTCAGAGCTCGGACGTGGCAGGCTCGCCGTGCCCCTGACCCCCCGCTGGCCCAGGCTGGACCCGTTCTCACCAGCAGGCTGAAGGCGTACTTGATTTTCTGAAGCACGTCCGTGTACTCGGCCTCGGAGGGCGGCTTGGCCCGCAGCGTCAGGAGACCCTCtgcaggtgggggaggcaggggcccaGTGGGATCCCCGGGGATGGGGCATCAAACCTGGGCGGGGGGTAGGGacggggggcagggacaggggcagggacaggggacaggggcagggacagggggcagggacagggggcaggggcagggggaggccgtAGGGAGAGGGAAGGTATTTCGGATGGACTGGATGCTCCGTAtcccactggggggtggggggcgtcccTCACCCCCAGGCGCCCGGCGCCGGGTCCTGCGGCCGCGCTCCCTGTGCTCCAGTACCCGGGCCGCCTCCGCAGACTTCTGCAGCTTCGATACGAAACTCTCCACGTCGTCGAACACGTGGTTCAGGATGTCCTGGGGGGACAGAACAGGGGACGTGTGGGACTCGGGGATGTGGAGTCCGGGCCTCTCATCACCCCAGGCAAAGCCCTTACTTAGGCCGACCGCCCTGACATCCTCCCAGGCCAGGCCGAGCCCTCGGATGCCTGTCCCTGTCCCCCTTGATCGGTCACCGCCGGCCACACCCCCAGAAGTCTgacaccacccccctcccaggaGGCAGGACACACCCACGGCCGGTCCACCCCCACGCCCTAGCCCCGCCCCACGCACCACTTCCCGCTCGGCCTGCAGACTGGCCAGGTCCGGGCCGCGGGGCCCCAGGTCAGGGGAGGCCGGGGCAGCGCTGCCTGAAGTCCCCGCCAGGCCAGGCCGCGGCCTCAGCGACTCTTCCGCCTCCGGGATGGGCTCCGCCTGGGGTCGCCCCCGGCCCGCCTCCACCGTGCTGATGACCGCGCGGATTGACGGGCGGCGCTGCGGGGGAGGGGTCTCGGCGGCCGGCGGCGGGCGGCGCTGCAGCTCCTCTTGCGTAGCCCTGGGGAGGGACGAGGGGAAAGAGCCTGGGTCCACCCGGGGCCAGTGCGGGGGAGACGGCGGGGGAGACGGCGGGGCTCAGAACCGAGTCAAACCTAGGCTGCAGGTGGCGCGGAGAAATTGGAGACATGGGGAGGAGCGAGCACCTGTgcggagggaaactgaggcctgagggaGGAGAAACGGAGGACCAGCACTAGGAAAAGTACTCTTGGAGAGGGGGTACACGTGTCTGCGGGGGGGTTGGCAAGACCCGGACCACGCTCTGTTCGACAGGCTTCCAAACTCGTTCTCTTGTCGGCGAGCGGTGGCAGCCCATTTGTCGGATGCGGAGACTGAGACCCCACCCGTCCTCGCTTctccccccgctccccgcccAGCCCTCTTTCTTACCTGAGCGCCGCGGGCCTGCGCTCCCCGCGGCCGGACCGGTAGTCGTGTAGAGCCCCCTGGATGTCCTCTCGGATCAGCTCCGCCTGCCAATCATGCTGTCAGGCCAGGCCTCCACCCCACCTACCCCTCGTCCCCGCCGCGGTCCGGATCAGTCGATTCCTTGGCTGGGTGCCGGGGTCCCTCCACGTCAGCGCCCACACGCGGCGCCCACGCCCGCCCGCGCTCTGAGCCCACCCTACTTCTTCCCCTGCCCTAAGCCACGTTCCCAACCCTGGAGCCGGGGTGCTGGGGTTTCCTGCCCCTAGGCCATACTCGCCCCGAGTTCTGGCTGCTCCCATCCACCCTCCCCCAGGTGCTGTCAGGTTCCGTCCCGACCCTTAGTCTCAGTCTCCATTCTACTTCGTCCCGGTCCCACCTGCCCTCAAcccccccctcccttccagcTCCTCTCTCCAGGCCACGCCCCCTCCACTGGCCCAGGCCCGCCCCGCGCAGAGGCCCCGCCCCAGCTCTGGGCTCCTCCCACTTCCGGCTCCGCCC
This window encodes:
- the LOC125917828 gene encoding epidermal growth factor receptor kinase substrate 8-like protein 1, encoding QRKRYSTVVLADVSQYPVNHLVTFCLGEEDGVHTVEDASRRLAVMDNQGRVWAQEMLLRVSPDRVTLLDPMSKEELESYPLGAIVRCDVVTLPGRSRSLLLLVCQEPERTQPDVHFFQGLRLGAELIREDIQGALHDYRSGRGERRPAALRATQEELQRRPPPAAETPPPQRRPSIRAVISTVEAGRGRPQAEPIPEAEESLRPRPGLAGTSGSAAPASPDLGPRGPDLASLQAEREVDILNHVFDDVESFVSKLQKSAEAARVLEHRERGRRTRRRAPGEGLLTLRAKPPSEAEYTDVLQKIKYAFSLLARLRGNIANPSSPELLHFLFGPLQLIVDTSGGPQFASGVRRPHLTSEAVALLRDNLTPRENALWTSLGDAWTRPGLELPPEEGSPYSPEFSSGWEPPATDPQGRAWGDPVEKQQQHERRRRQQSAPQVAVNGHQDPEPEAEPQLEPEGKWVLCNYDFQARNSSELSVQQRDVLEVLDDQRKWWKVRDQRGQEGYVPYNILTPHPGPRASRSLENSTPPPPRAPAPASSRPTWDSCDSLNLDPLEKEKFSQMLCVNEELQARLAQGRSGPSRAAPGPRVPEPQLSPHSDASEVRAWLQAKGFSAGTVDALGVLTGAQLFSLQKEELRAVSPEEGARVYSQVTVQRALLEDKEKVSELEAVMEKQKKKVEGDMETEII